One genomic window of Helicobacter canis includes the following:
- a CDS encoding NAD(P)/FAD-dependent oxidoreductase codes for MQETQSHPTPKVLIIGGGYGGLKAALGLQRKLKTPADITLISKHDYHYQTTLLHKVAIGTLSSRKARIFYRKILDPKKIRFIKDKILEICPEENKVIGNGGAYKYDYLIIALGFRPDHLGIKGVGKNTYRLSSLNAALKLMKNIENKFKEYTHTKNAQDLSVIVCGTGFTGIEFTAELATQLDELCLICGIDRSLPKITCIGRSEHILPVFNDKLATAAESKLKKLGVRIVSNATIEEVRDDRVIARYKGQDEPLEILGNTIIWSAGVKGSEVIERSTLPNKKGRIPVNAQLQCEAYPNIYVVGDSAQARDKDIIHAPTAQLSAQMGDYIAELFCAKLADKPFHRPFVFHHKGTVCSIGHTDGVGMVLGRGIKGEFAAFIKNTIENKWLYSLGGFEIVFKKGQFRYRTSN; via the coding sequence ATGCAAGAGACACAATCACACCCCACACCCAAGGTGCTTATCATCGGCGGTGGCTACGGCGGACTTAAAGCCGCGCTAGGCTTGCAGCGCAAGCTCAAAACACCAGCAGACATTACGCTTATTAGCAAGCACGATTATCACTACCAAACCACACTTTTACACAAAGTCGCCATAGGCACACTAAGCTCACGCAAAGCCAGAATCTTCTACCGCAAGATCCTAGACCCAAAGAAAATCCGCTTCATCAAGGACAAAATCCTAGAAATCTGCCCAGAAGAAAACAAAGTCATAGGCAATGGCGGTGCATATAAATATGACTATCTCATCATCGCCCTTGGATTCCGCCCTGATCATTTAGGCATCAAAGGCGTGGGGAAAAACACCTACCGCCTATCCTCGCTCAATGCCGCCCTAAAGCTTATGAAAAACATCGAAAATAAATTCAAAGAATACACCCACACAAAAAATGCCCAAGATCTCTCTGTGATCGTGTGTGGCACAGGCTTTACCGGGATAGAATTTACCGCAGAGCTAGCCACACAGCTTGATGAGCTATGCCTTATTTGCGGGATTGATCGATCCTTGCCTAAAATCACTTGCATAGGGCGTTCAGAGCATATATTACCTGTCTTTAATGACAAGCTTGCCACAGCAGCAGAATCCAAGCTTAAAAAGCTTGGCGTGCGTATCGTCTCAAATGCTACCATTGAAGAAGTGCGCGATGATCGCGTGATCGCCCGCTATAAGGGGCAAGATGAGCCGCTAGAGATTTTGGGCAATACAATCATCTGGAGTGCGGGGGTTAAAGGTAGTGAAGTCATCGAGCGTTCAACCCTGCCCAACAAAAAAGGCAGGATCCCTGTCAATGCCCAGCTGCAATGCGAAGCCTACCCCAATATCTATGTCGTGGGTGATAGCGCACAAGCTAGGGATAAAGACATTATCCACGCCCCCACCGCCCAGCTCTCTGCGCAAATGGGCGATTACATCGCAGAGCTTTTTTGCGCCAAGCTTGCTGATAAGCCATTTCATCGCCCCTTTGTCTTCCACCACAAAGGCACGGTTTGCTCCATAGGGCATACTGATGGCGTGGGTATGGTGCTTGGCAGGGGGATTAAGGGCGAGTTTGCGGCATTTATCAAAAACACCATAGAAAATAAATGGCTCTATAGTCTTGGGGGATTTGAAATAGTCTTCAAAAAGGGGCAATTCCGCTACCGCACAAGCAATTAG